The sequence below is a genomic window from Bosea sp. F3-2.
CCAGCCGCTCGGGGCCGAAATCCGGTGAGGCCATGTTCTGGTGCACGACGCTACGCGCTCTGTCGATCAGGACCGAACCCAGGGGCGCCCTCGCAGCCTCGTGGTAGACCGATTGCGGGATGATGCAGGCCGCGACGAGCGCCCTGGTCGGCATCTCGAGGCTCGCAGCATGCTCGGGAGTGACGTGAGGCAGCTGTCGCACCAGGCTGTCGAGATAGCCGATGAGCAGGGGGGCGAAATCCTGGCTCACCGCAAGGTCATGGGCCCGGTCGAAGCGCTGCTCGTCGGCAGCGTGCTGGTCGCGCGGAAGATAGAGGGTGATGACCTCGCTATCCTGGGCCCGCCCCTCATAAGGGAGCGCCAGGGAACGGAAACTCAGCTCCTCGTGCAGCGCGCCATTGGCCGCAGGCGTTCGCGCCAGCACGACGCACCAATGGTCCAGATAGGATTTGGGGCGATGCCGCCACTGCCTGTCCGGCGCGCCGGAGTAGACGACATGCGTCAGAGCGAGTTCGCCCATGCGCCATGAGCAGAACTCGGCGGCGAATCCTGCCGAGAACTCGCGCGTTGGGAAAAGCTCGATGGTGTTCCCGTGTAAAGACCGCCAAGCGTCGAACTGTTCTTGTGGCCGAAGATCAGCCGTACAAAAGTGGGCCACAGAAAATACGCTGGCGTCCTTTCTCACCCCGCCTTGAGAGAAAGTCGGCATCGGACACTCCGATTGTCCTATGATCTTCAAAAATAAGGTAGAATTCTGCCAACGATCAATTTTCGCTGAGATTGATCAAGATCAATAAACGATGAAAGGATTAGTATTTGTTAATCAGCAGTTTAAACTTAAAGTACCGCACAAATATTGGCACCCTGAACACAGCGCGTCAACCCTAGGGCGCCGCTGCAGCATCGAACACCCTGATCGGGGCAGTGACCAGAAGAGTTGCCGCGGAACCAAGCGCTCCCGCTGCAGCCAGGGGCGCGGGAACGTCGAAATCAGTGATCACTTGCCCCTGGAGGAGCCTGCCGCCGATCAGGCGAACGGCGTCCGGGCTGGCCGCGAAGAGATCGTGGTTGATCCTGTCCCCGGCATTGATCGCCGACAGGTCGATCACGGTAATCCCGGACAGTCCCGCGAACTGGGTGCGGTATTCCTCCTGTGTCGGATCGATGCCGCCGAGCCGCGTCGCTCCACGCGAGATGAACCGGGACAATTGCAGGGCCCGGTCATGCTGTGCCGTGAACAGGGTGACTTGCGGTCGTTTCGGCCCCATGTCCTCGATTTGGCGCCGGAAGACCCCGATATCGAGGTCGGGCGATGCCAGGATGAGGTTGCTGATCTTGCGCGGGACGCCGCCGTCCTTGAGCGCGATCTGCCTGACCGCTTCGACCGCCGGCCAGCTCCCCATCGAATGGGCCAGGATCACGACTTCCCGAACGGAGGGGCTCGCGACGGCCACCTTCAGCAGAGCCGCCAGATCCGAGCGCGAATAGGAGGCGTTGTCGAAATCGCGGCTGTAGTCGAGCAGATAGCCGCGCGACGGCCAGGAGAACAACACCGGCGCTGCGTCGGCGTCGGCGTCATGCGCCAGCTGGGCGAAGCGGAAGACGGCGCGATCGAACGGCGTGTTGAACCCGTGGACGAACACGAAGACGCGCTTCGCCCGCCCGCTCGTCGACCGGAACCAGTCGGCGAGTCTGGATTTCGGCAGCGGCGTCGAGCTGGTGACGACGAAATCGGTGGCGGGGTTGCCGGGAACCGAGCGCGGTAACTGGATCGTGCCGACCTCGCGCTCGCGCGGGACCGAGACAATGATGTTGCTGAACGAAACACCCTCGCCTCGCTCGCCGGTGAAGAGCATGCCGGGATCAGGCGAAGCTGCGCGCGTCGTTGCCGCCAGCATGTCGACACGGTCGGTCCCGGGAGCTGCAGCGACGGGTTGCAGCAGCCCCTGCGGCGTCGAAGCACAAGCGCCGAGGCCGATGGCGAAGACCAGGAAAAGAAGCAGGGAACGAACCCTGCAATCACCAAGTGAATACCGGCCGGGCCGAAGCTCGCCATCCGCCGCGAAGCAGGCCCCGGCCCCGCTTGCGCAACCATTCTCTTTGCCCCGAGCTGGCATTGCTTCGACTCTGTCCGTGACCGGTAGGCGGCATTCGCTTGTGCAGCAGACCGTAGAAAACCGCTCCGTCGGCGGCAAGCCAGAGCACATCCGGCCGGTACGACGGGCCCAATTTTGGGACAGGCGGCCCAGAGTTTGGGATTCTCTGCCGATGCCCTCCCCGCGTCTGGATTTAAGGTTCGTCCCCGAGACTCGGGGTCTTGTCAGCGCCGAAGCTGCTTGCCGGCGCGAACCACAGCTCTTGCGTCGAAGACTTTGGCTCAACGGGGATGAGAGCGATGACGACTGCCGCCGCCGCGCCGAAGACGACCATGCAGAGGTTCCTCGACACGGTCGAGAAGGTCGGGAACATGGTTCCCCACCCCGTCGTCATCTTCCTGATCCTGATCGGCATCGTCATCGTGCTGTCGGCCGTGCTGGGGCTGTTCGGCGCCGCCGTCACCTTCGAACGGATCAATCCCGATACGCACAAGGTCGAGACGGCGAGCACGGCGATCCGCAGCCTGCTGACCATCGACGGCATCCGCTTCATGTATTCGTCGCTCGTGCCGAACTTCATGAGCTTCACGGCGGTGGGCCTGATGATCGTGGCAATGATCGGCGCCGGCGTCGCTGAGGAATCGGGGCTGGTGACGGCCCTGATCCGCAAGCTCGTCATCGTCTCCCCCGGCTGGGCGCTGACCTATATCCTGTCCTTCGTCGGCATTCTCTCCTCGATCGCCGCCGATGCCGGCTATCTTGTCTTGATCCCGCTCGCGGGCATCGCCTATCTCGCCGTCGGCCGCAACCCGGTGGCAGGCCTGGCGCTGGGATTCGCGGCCGTCGCCGGCGCCTTCACCGTCAACATGTTGATCAAGCCGCTCGATGCCGTTCTCGTCGAATTCACCAATGACGCGGCGCGCCTGGTCGATCCGAACCGCACGATCGGCCTTGCCTCCAATCTCTGGTTCTCGATCGCCTCGGTGCTGGTCCTGACCGTCGTCGTCGCCTTCATCACCGACCGGATCGTCGCTCCGCGCCTGGGCACCTACGATCCCGCGCTGGCCGCCGAAGGCACGGTCACCGAGCAAGGCGCCGTGTTGTCCGAGGCGGAATCGCGCGGCTTGCGCTTTGCCGGCTTCGGCATGCTCGGCCTGATCGCCGTCTTCTGTCTGCTGACGCTGCCCCCGGGGGCGCCGCTGCGCGATCCGGCGACCGGCGAGCTGATCGGCAACTCGCCTTTCATGAACGGCCTGATCGCGCTGATCATGCTGATGTTCCTGATCTCCGGATGGACCTATGGCATCGGCGCCGGAACGATGCGCAGCTTGACCGAGGTCATCGCGGCGATCGAGAAATCGATCAAGAGCATGGGTGGCACGATCTTCCTGTTCTTCGTGCTCAGCCAGTTCGTCGCCTACTTCACCTACACCAATATCGGCACGGTGATGGCGCTGAGCCTCTCCGGAGTGCTGCAGGCGGCCAATGTCGGGGCGCTGCCGCTG
It includes:
- a CDS encoding AraC family transcriptional regulator, whose product is MGELALTHVVYSGAPDRQWRHRPKSYLDHWCVVLARTPAANGALHEELSFRSLALPYEGRAQDSEVITLYLPRDQHAADEQRFDRAHDLAVSQDFAPLLIGYLDSLVRQLPHVTPEHAASLEMPTRALVAACIIPQSVYHEAARAPLGSVLIDRARSVVHQNMASPDFGPERLARLLAMSRSKLYRLFENSGGVAHFINRERLRKAHLRLSSQRETLSVHAIGNEVGFVDHSTFSRAFRREFGYSPTEARERGIIRSFPDEPDEPTQG
- a CDS encoding alpha/beta fold hydrolase, which translates into the protein MLAATTRAASPDPGMLFTGERGEGVSFSNIIVSVPREREVGTIQLPRSVPGNPATDFVVTSSTPLPKSRLADWFRSTSGRAKRVFVFVHGFNTPFDRAVFRFAQLAHDADADAAPVLFSWPSRGYLLDYSRDFDNASYSRSDLAALLKVAVASPSVREVVILAHSMGSWPAVEAVRQIALKDGGVPRKISNLILASPDLDIGVFRRQIEDMGPKRPQVTLFTAQHDRALQLSRFISRGATRLGGIDPTQEEYRTQFAGLSGITVIDLSAINAGDRINHDLFAASPDAVRLIGGRLLQGQVITDFDVPAPLAAAGALGSAATLLVTAPIRVFDAAAAP
- a CDS encoding AbgT family transporter, which codes for MTTAAAAPKTTMQRFLDTVEKVGNMVPHPVVIFLILIGIVIVLSAVLGLFGAAVTFERINPDTHKVETASTAIRSLLTIDGIRFMYSSLVPNFMSFTAVGLMIVAMIGAGVAEESGLVTALIRKLVIVSPGWALTYILSFVGILSSIAADAGYLVLIPLAGIAYLAVGRNPVAGLALGFAAVAGAFTVNMLIKPLDAVLVEFTNDAARLVDPNRTIGLASNLWFSIASVLVLTVVVAFITDRIVAPRLGTYDPALAAEGTVTEQGAVLSEAESRGLRFAGFGMLGLIAVFCLLTLPPGAPLRDPATGELIGNSPFMNGLIALIMLMFLISGWTYGIGAGTMRSLTEVIAAIEKSIKSMGGTIFLFFVLSQFVAYFTYTNIGTVMALSLSGVLQAANVGALPLLIGFIVVVAIIDLLLTGAIAKWAIFAPVFVPLLMKLGVEPEAVLAAYRVGDSPMNAITPLNAYFALVVGFAQKYDRTAGVGTIVSLMLPYVVWMFVLWTALFAVWKMLGLPWGL